A window of the Thermoleophilia bacterium SCSIO 60948 genome harbors these coding sequences:
- a CDS encoding sigma-70 family RNA polymerase sigma factor, which yields MDGTLLAPAAAAPEATDRLFEELYRETRDDLYAYVAGLLRDRSAAEDVTALAFERAFRKRHRFNPDRGTHRAWLFGIARNAALDELRRRGRHAELGFEPADETAPDPDEHVEAAMRRATVREAMEKLSARERELIALKYFAGLGNAEIASVVGISESNAGTRVHRVVEKLRKECA from the coding sequence ATGGATGGAACCCTCCTGGCTCCCGCGGCGGCCGCGCCCGAGGCGACGGACCGGCTCTTCGAAGAGCTCTACCGCGAGACGAGAGACGACCTGTACGCCTACGTGGCGGGTCTGCTCCGGGACCGGTCGGCGGCCGAGGACGTGACCGCGCTCGCCTTCGAGCGCGCGTTTCGCAAGCGCCATCGGTTCAACCCGGATCGCGGCACGCACCGCGCCTGGCTCTTCGGGATCGCCCGCAACGCGGCGCTCGACGAGCTGCGACGCCGCGGTCGCCACGCCGAGCTCGGGTTCGAGCCGGCTGACGAAACGGCACCCGACCCCGACGAGCACGTCGAGGCGGCGATGCGCCGCGCGACGGTCCGCGAGGCGATGGAGAAGCTCAGCGCCCGCGAACGCGAGCTGATCGCGCTCAAGTACTTCGCCGGGCTCGGCAACGCGGAGATCGCCTCCGTGGTCGGGATCTCGGAATCCAACGCCGGCACCCGGGTCCACCG
- a CDS encoding SDR family oxidoreductase — MEASGSSVFAPDLLEGRVCVISGAGTGLGRATAVELASLGAIVVGCGRRPEPLQEMVAEVSEAGGSAEARPLDIRDEEGVEAFFDDLVERHGHVDALVNNAGGQFLSPAEMITPKGFRTVIELNVLGTWLMSHAAATKAFIPRRSGAILNVTLSPHNGMPGMVHSGAARAAVENMTRTLAIEWARFGIRTAAIAAGQFETEVFKTKYPKEITEAAAQTIPAGRLGRPEEMAWLLAYLCSPAADFISGTVLTIDGARDDHFGPWPPTMFGSRDGEPVAEERRPKS, encoded by the coding sequence ATGGAGGCCAGTGGCTCGAGCGTCTTCGCCCCCGACCTGCTCGAGGGCCGCGTCTGCGTCATCTCGGGCGCCGGGACCGGGCTCGGGCGGGCGACCGCGGTCGAGCTCGCGTCGCTCGGCGCGATCGTCGTCGGTTGCGGGCGACGGCCGGAGCCGCTCCAGGAGATGGTCGCCGAGGTCTCCGAGGCGGGCGGCTCAGCCGAGGCACGCCCGCTCGACATCCGCGACGAGGAGGGTGTCGAGGCGTTCTTCGACGACCTCGTCGAGCGCCACGGCCACGTCGACGCGCTCGTCAACAACGCCGGCGGCCAGTTTCTGAGCCCGGCCGAGATGATCACCCCGAAGGGCTTTCGGACCGTGATCGAGCTGAACGTCCTCGGCACGTGGTTGATGAGCCACGCGGCCGCGACGAAGGCGTTCATCCCGAGGCGAAGCGGCGCGATCCTCAACGTGACGCTCTCGCCCCACAACGGGATGCCGGGCATGGTCCACTCGGGCGCCGCGCGGGCGGCGGTCGAGAACATGACGCGGACGCTGGCGATCGAGTGGGCGCGGTTCGGGATCCGGACGGCCGCGATCGCCGCGGGTCAGTTCGAGACCGAGGTCTTCAAGACGAAGTACCCGAAGGAGATCACCGAGGCCGCGGCGCAGACGATCCCCGCCGGCCGGCTCGGCCGGCCCGAGGAGATGGCATGGCTCCTCGCCTACCTCTGCTCGCCGGCGGCCGACTTCATCTCCGGCACCGTCCTGACGATCGATGGAGCCCGCGACGACCACTTCGGCCCCTGGCCACCCACCATGTTCGGCTCCCGCGACGGCGAACCCGTAGCCGAGGAGCGAAGGCCGAAGAGCTAG
- a CDS encoding aminotransferase class I/II-fold pyridoxal phosphate-dependent enzyme: MRSEGTRFAGRGTAVLGGPGAADIRRVIDLRGDDPLGLGDHPRVRRAAGEAAERYGTSARAGDEPPGALGVRLERTLAELLGGERTFLFGSGSEAARAAVIGSATRSTLVAIDERASSGLADGARASGAEILGYRHLDVGQLATALRSARRRNVVIATDSVFASTGASAPLSALSAVAERTGARLVIDESEAIGVRSSGGRGLAAEAGIAAGPKVALTGSLGGALGSQGGFACASGSMLAAIAERTAWSTERPAPPACGAALAALGLLADSPGLLSALERNAGALRDALADQGFEVDDDGGHVVSVGAGDSRRAAALAERALSAGVAIEALWAPFAAARSSRVRLRARASHRTDELCSAARILGQAAREVGIIGPVAGRLASQPSARAA, translated from the coding sequence ATGCGATCCGAAGGGACGCGGTTCGCCGGGCGAGGGACGGCGGTCCTGGGGGGACCAGGGGCAGCGGACATCCGCCGCGTGATCGACCTGCGCGGTGACGACCCGCTCGGTCTCGGCGACCACCCGAGGGTGCGCAGGGCCGCCGGCGAGGCCGCCGAGCGCTATGGAACGAGCGCCCGCGCCGGCGACGAGCCGCCGGGCGCTCTCGGCGTGCGCCTCGAGCGGACCCTGGCGGAGCTGCTCGGGGGCGAGCGCACTTTCCTCTTCGGCTCGGGCTCCGAAGCCGCGCGAGCCGCTGTGATCGGATCGGCGACTCGCAGCACCCTCGTCGCGATCGACGAGCGCGCATCGAGCGGACTCGCCGACGGTGCCCGTGCCTCGGGCGCGGAGATCCTCGGCTATCGCCACCTCGACGTGGGTCAGCTCGCCACCGCTCTGCGCTCGGCGCGCCGCCGCAACGTCGTGATCGCGACGGACTCCGTCTTCGCCTCGACGGGTGCGAGCGCGCCGCTGAGCGCACTCTCGGCGGTCGCGGAACGAACCGGCGCGCGGCTCGTCATCGACGAGTCCGAAGCGATCGGAGTCCGGTCGAGCGGCGGCCGCGGGCTCGCCGCCGAAGCGGGGATAGCGGCCGGACCGAAGGTCGCGCTGACGGGCTCGCTCGGCGGCGCGCTCGGTAGCCAGGGCGGGTTCGCGTGCGCGTCGGGGTCGATGCTCGCGGCGATCGCCGAGCGCACCGCGTGGAGCACGGAGCGGCCCGCTCCGCCCGCCTGCGGCGCCGCCCTCGCCGCTCTCGGACTGCTCGCCGACTCACCCGGCCTGCTCTCCGCGCTCGAGCGCAACGCGGGCGCGCTGCGCGATGCGCTCGCCGATCAGGGATTCGAGGTCGACGACGACGGCGGGCACGTGGTCTCGGTCGGCGCCGGCGACTCGCGCCGCGCCGCGGCGCTCGCCGAGCGCGCGCTGTCGGCGGGCGTCGCGATCGAGGCCCTGTGGGCACCGTTCGCCGCCGCACGGAGCTCGCGGGTGCGCCTGCGCGCTCGCGCGTCGCATCGCACCGATGAGCTCTGCTCGGCGGCTCGCATCCTCGGTCAGGCCGCGCGCGAGGTCGGGATCATCGGGCCGGTCGCAGGCCGGCTCGCGTCGCAGCCCTCCGCGCGGGCCGCCTAG
- a CDS encoding long-chain fatty acid--CoA ligase, whose protein sequence is MLGLMSDRPLTLNHAFGRAENLFANKRIATVTHRGVEHRTYGEWADRTRRLAGAFDSLGLSDDARVGTFAWNSANHLELYFAAPCSGRVLHTLNIRLFPEQLTYIVEHAADEAIFVDRSLIRLLYPLIEDMDVVRHIVVMDDGGDESIPEDSRILDYEELLSGSEPSELREPDDENRAAAMCYTSGTTGNPKGVLYSHRSSVLHAISVMLADTVGLSESDIVMPVVPMFHANAWGLAHAAVMAGSGLAMPGPAMAPDKIADLIESESVTLAAGVPTIWQGALDELDGRELPALRGILCGGSAVPRALSEAYRERIGMPIKQAWGMTETSPVASVVHVKSDLADSDEDALADLRASAGLISPLIDARIIGEGGEGEEQPWDGEARGELQVSGPWIASAYYNDDREDAFTDDGWLRTGDVATIDEHGYIRLVDRTKDLVKSGGEWISSVELENEIMAHPKVAEAAVIGIPDEKWSERPLACIVAAEGEELDAEEIKSFLADRVAKWWIPESYEFIDEVPKTSVGKFSKKTLRERFAEQPAEAA, encoded by the coding sequence ATGTTGGGGCTGATGTCCGACCGTCCGTTGACGCTCAATCACGCCTTCGGGCGCGCGGAGAACCTGTTCGCGAACAAGCGGATCGCCACGGTCACGCATCGCGGCGTCGAGCACCGCACGTACGGGGAGTGGGCCGACCGGACGCGCCGGCTCGCGGGCGCGTTCGACTCGCTCGGACTGTCCGACGATGCGCGGGTCGGCACGTTCGCCTGGAACTCCGCGAACCACCTCGAGCTCTACTTCGCCGCTCCCTGCTCGGGCCGGGTGCTGCACACACTGAACATCCGCCTTTTCCCCGAGCAGCTCACCTACATCGTCGAGCACGCCGCCGACGAGGCGATCTTCGTCGACCGCTCGCTGATCCGGTTGCTCTATCCGCTGATCGAGGACATGGACGTCGTCCGCCACATCGTGGTCATGGACGACGGTGGCGACGAGTCGATCCCCGAGGACTCGCGGATCCTCGATTACGAGGAGCTGCTCTCGGGCTCCGAGCCGAGCGAGCTTCGCGAGCCCGACGACGAGAACCGAGCCGCGGCGATGTGTTACACGAGCGGCACGACCGGCAACCCCAAGGGCGTCCTCTACAGCCATCGCTCGAGCGTCCTGCACGCGATCTCGGTGATGCTCGCCGACACCGTCGGCCTGTCGGAGTCCGACATCGTCATGCCCGTCGTGCCGATGTTCCACGCCAACGCATGGGGGCTCGCGCACGCCGCCGTGATGGCCGGTTCGGGCCTTGCGATGCCGGGCCCGGCGATGGCGCCCGACAAGATCGCCGACCTGATCGAGTCCGAGTCGGTCACCCTGGCCGCCGGCGTGCCGACGATCTGGCAGGGCGCTCTCGACGAGCTCGACGGCCGCGAGCTGCCGGCGCTGCGCGGGATCCTCTGCGGCGGCTCGGCGGTCCCGCGGGCGCTGTCTGAGGCCTACCGCGAGCGGATCGGCATGCCGATCAAGCAGGCGTGGGGAATGACGGAGACGAGCCCGGTCGCCAGCGTCGTCCACGTGAAGTCCGACCTCGCCGACTCCGATGAGGACGCGCTGGCCGACCTGCGCGCGTCCGCCGGCCTGATCTCGCCGCTGATCGACGCCCGGATCATCGGCGAGGGCGGCGAGGGGGAGGAGCAGCCGTGGGACGGCGAGGCTCGTGGCGAGCTCCAGGTATCGGGGCCGTGGATCGCCAGCGCCTACTACAACGACGACCGCGAGGACGCCTTCACCGACGACGGCTGGCTGCGTACCGGCGACGTCGCGACGATCGACGAGCACGGCTACATCCGGCTCGTCGATCGCACGAAGGACCTCGTCAAGTCGGGCGGCGAGTGGATCAGCTCGGTTGAGCTCGAGAACGAGATCATGGCCCACCCGAAGGTCGCCGAGGCCGCGGTGATCGGCATCCCCGATGAGAAGTGGAGCGAGCGCCCCCTCGCCTGCATCGTCGCGGCCGAGGGGGAGGAGCTCGACGCCGAGGAGATCAAGTCGTTCCTCGCCGACCGGGTCGCCAAGTGGTGGATCCCGGAGTCCTACGAGTTCATCGACGAGGTCCCGAAGACCTCCGTCGGCAAGTTCTCGAAGAAGACCCTGCGCGAGCGCTTCGCCGAACAGCCGGCCGAAGCGGCGTGA
- a CDS encoding biotin/lipoyl-binding carrier protein, translated as MADVEAHITGTVWKIEVAVGDTVSEGDTVAILESMKMEMPVEAEDDGTVSEIRCEEGQAVQEGDVLVVLD; from the coding sequence ATGGCCGACGTCGAGGCGCACATCACCGGAACCGTCTGGAAGATCGAGGTCGCGGTCGGGGACACCGTCTCCGAGGGCGACACGGTCGCGATCCTCGAATCGATGAAGATGGAGATGCCCGTCGAGGCCGAGGACGACGGAACCGTCTCCGAGATCCGGTGCGAGGAAGGCCAGGCCGTGCAGGAGGGCGACGTCCTCGTCGTCCTCGACTGA
- a CDS encoding SDR family oxidoreductase, which produces MGLLDGKNAIVTGSARGIGRATAELFVREGARVLINDLDGDVAEQASQEIDGETAVWAGDLTKPGAADELVKAGMDAFGSLDAIVNNAGYTWDGVVHKMSDEQFQAMLDIHTIVPFRVVRAVAPFWRDAAKAERGEGREVFRKIVNVSSISGTMGNAGQANYSAAKAGVTGLTRTLAKEWGQFRINCNAVAFGFVETRLTAAKEGGEKMTAPDGREIELGIPEQTRQMGQMLIPLGRAAQPEEAAGPVCFLCSEMANYIHGQIINVTGGQFSGMTS; this is translated from the coding sequence ATGGGACTGCTCGACGGCAAGAACGCGATCGTGACCGGATCGGCACGCGGGATCGGCCGGGCGACCGCCGAGCTGTTCGTCCGCGAGGGCGCGCGCGTCCTGATCAACGACCTCGACGGCGACGTCGCCGAGCAGGCCTCGCAGGAGATCGACGGTGAGACCGCCGTCTGGGCCGGCGACCTGACCAAGCCGGGCGCAGCCGACGAGCTCGTCAAGGCCGGTATGGACGCGTTTGGCTCGCTCGACGCGATCGTCAACAACGCCGGCTACACGTGGGACGGCGTCGTCCACAAGATGTCCGACGAGCAGTTCCAGGCGATGCTCGACATCCACACCATCGTCCCGTTCCGCGTCGTCCGCGCCGTCGCCCCGTTCTGGCGCGACGCGGCGAAGGCCGAGCGCGGCGAGGGCCGCGAGGTCTTCCGCAAGATCGTCAACGTCAGCTCGATCTCGGGCACGATGGGCAACGCCGGCCAGGCCAACTACTCAGCCGCCAAGGCCGGCGTCACCGGCCTGACGCGCACGCTCGCCAAGGAGTGGGGCCAGTTCCGGATCAACTGCAACGCCGTCGCCTTCGGGTTCGTCGAGACCCGCCTGACCGCGGCCAAGGAGGGCGGCGAGAAGATGACCGCGCCCGACGGGCGTGAGATCGAGCTCGGCATCCCCGAGCAGACCCGCCAGATGGGTCAGATGCTGATCCCGCTCGGTCGCGCCGCCCAGCCCGAGGAAGCCGCCGGCCCGGTCTGCTTCCTGTGCTCGGAGATGGCCAACTACATCCACGGCCAGATCATCAACGTGACCGGCGGCCAATTCTCGGGAATGACCAGCTAG
- a CDS encoding N-acyl homoserine lactonase family protein — protein sequence MRFEAQSRPLTEPRPGGRTGATVSVEPMRIGRITLPPGVFENPGGRLEGARARGFGSPRASWREVPVISFLIRHPSAGPMLVDTGLHSSVVARPEENLGRRLARFARPQLEPSETLPAQLREREIDIRDLRLVVLTHMHFDRVSALAELPNATFVMSEAEWSAATSDSGSKRTEYHPPTYDYAFDYRTVSYAGEGISSYSSFGRSFDLFGDGSVRLAATPGHSLGHQAVICRLADRDLVIAGDAIYSRSQLEGGALPPAADAHTYRRSLQELRLFARQYPQAEIIPGKDMDAFERLAPRYE from the coding sequence ATGAGGTTCGAGGCACAGTCGAGACCGCTTACGGAGCCGCGCCCCGGTGGTCGCACCGGCGCCACCGTCAGCGTCGAGCCGATGCGGATCGGCCGCATCACCCTGCCGCCGGGTGTCTTCGAGAACCCGGGCGGCCGGCTCGAGGGAGCGCGTGCCCGCGGATTCGGCAGTCCGCGCGCGAGCTGGCGCGAGGTCCCGGTCATCTCGTTCCTGATCCGCCACCCGAGCGCCGGCCCGATGCTCGTCGACACCGGTCTCCACTCCTCGGTGGTCGCTCGCCCCGAGGAGAACCTCGGCCGCCGTCTAGCGCGCTTCGCCCGCCCGCAGCTCGAGCCGTCGGAGACGCTTCCGGCGCAGCTCCGCGAGCGCGAGATCGACATCCGAGACCTGCGCCTCGTCGTCCTCACCCACATGCACTTCGACCGCGTCTCGGCGCTCGCCGAACTGCCGAACGCGACGTTCGTGATGTCGGAGGCGGAATGGTCCGCGGCGACCTCGGACTCGGGCTCGAAGCGCACCGAGTACCACCCGCCGACATACGACTACGCCTTCGACTACCGCACGGTCTCCTACGCGGGTGAGGGCATCAGCTCGTACTCGAGCTTCGGGCGCAGCTTCGACCTGTTCGGCGACGGCAGCGTGCGGCTCGCCGCGACGCCCGGGCACTCGCTGGGCCACCAGGCCGTCATCTGCCGGCTCGCCGATCGTGACCTCGTGATCGCGGGCGACGCGATCTACTCGCGATCCCAGCTCGAGGGGGGGGCGCTGCCGCCCGCCGCCGACGCTCACACCTACCGCCGCTCGCTCCAGGAGCTGCGTCTGTTCGCGCGCCAGTATCCGCAGGCCGAGATCATTCCCGGCAAGGACATGGACGCCTTCGAGCGGCTCGCGCCGCGCTACGAGTAG
- a CDS encoding cupin domain-containing protein, translating to MSAWTKINFAEITDWDGAAPAGISARFARRELDSPELGVSRFSYRPGARFPFAHRHREQQEVYVVIGGTGHVKLDDEVVELFENDVVRVAPEVARQFEAGPDGLDLICIGGRRPEGGDGERVDGFWD from the coding sequence ATGTCCGCCTGGACGAAGATCAACTTCGCCGAGATCACCGACTGGGACGGTGCGGCGCCCGCCGGGATCAGCGCGCGCTTCGCCCGTCGCGAGCTCGACTCGCCCGAGCTCGGCGTCAGCCGTTTCTCCTACCGCCCGGGCGCGCGCTTCCCGTTCGCGCACCGCCACCGTGAGCAGCAGGAGGTCTACGTCGTGATCGGCGGGACGGGACACGTCAAGCTCGACGACGAGGTGGTCGAGCTGTTCGAGAACGACGTCGTCCGGGTCGCGCCTGAGGTGGCGCGCCAGTTCGAGGCGGGGCCGGACGGGCTCGATCTGATCTGCATCGGCGGTCGCCGGCCCGAGGGCGGTGACGGCGAGCGGGTCGACGGCTTCTGGGACTGA
- a CDS encoding enoyl-CoA hydratase has protein sequence MSDSLAGGKLLLDRPADCVARLTLSDPERPNPLGHDVLDAISELLPWLGEGIDTRCLVIRGSGGVFSAGYDIGSIPDDSFATEAEALVAHPFAEAMEAISDFPYPVIASIEGACLGGGLELAVRCDLRLVAGGARLGMPPAKLGLVYGHTGLERFIDVVGVAATRELFLTGRNLAPSEALRIGLVNRICEPHELEAATVELAADIASNAPLSMRGNKRAIEVLRTQPLDEDAERELIELRQACFRSHDLREGIRAFAEKREPRWEGR, from the coding sequence ATGAGTGACTCGCTCGCCGGCGGCAAGCTGCTGCTCGATCGGCCCGCCGACTGCGTCGCACGACTGACGCTGTCGGATCCCGAGCGCCCGAATCCGCTCGGCCACGACGTCCTCGACGCGATCTCCGAGTTGCTTCCGTGGCTCGGCGAGGGCATCGACACCCGTTGCCTCGTGATCCGCGGCTCGGGCGGCGTCTTCTCGGCCGGCTACGACATCGGCTCGATCCCCGACGACAGCTTCGCCACCGAGGCCGAGGCGCTCGTCGCCCACCCCTTCGCGGAGGCGATGGAGGCGATCTCGGACTTCCCCTACCCCGTCATCGCGTCGATCGAGGGAGCGTGCCTCGGGGGTGGGCTCGAGCTCGCAGTCCGCTGCGACCTGCGGCTCGTCGCCGGCGGCGCCCGGCTCGGGATGCCGCCGGCGAAGCTCGGCCTCGTCTACGGCCACACCGGCCTCGAACGCTTCATCGACGTGGTCGGCGTCGCCGCGACGCGCGAGCTGTTTCTGACCGGCCGCAACCTCGCCCCCTCCGAGGCGCTTCGGATCGGGCTCGTCAACCGAATCTGCGAGCCGCACGAACTCGAGGCCGCAACGGTCGAGCTCGCCGCCGACATCGCCTCGAACGCGCCTCTCTCGATGCGCGGCAACAAGCGCGCGATCGAGGTCCTGCGCACGCAGCCGCTCGACGAGGACGCCGAGCGTGAGCTGATCGAGCTGCGCCAGGCGTGCTTTCGCTCCCACGACCTGCGCGAGGGGATACGCGCGTTCGCGGAGAAGCGCGAGCCGCGCTGGGAAGGCCGCTGA
- a CDS encoding serine protease, which produces MTFTEGGQCTSNFVFTAGGRTLIGQAAHCSGTGAATDTNGCDAGSLPLGTEVEIDGATRPGKLVYSSWIAMRQNGETDPDACAYNDFALVEVDPADAANVSPTVPGFGGPTGLGGSEAALGDTVYSYGNSSLRQGIAQLRPKQGTVVSSEGQGWSRTVYTVTPGVPGDSGSGFLSADGAAIGTLSTLALAPTPASNGVADLRKELAYANQHGGLGQVSLVNGTEPFDPDIVGAILD; this is translated from the coding sequence ATGACCTTCACCGAGGGTGGTCAGTGCACCTCGAACTTCGTCTTCACCGCCGGCGGGCGCACGCTGATCGGACAGGCCGCCCACTGCTCGGGCACCGGCGCGGCGACCGACACGAACGGTTGCGACGCCGGTTCGCTGCCGCTCGGCACCGAGGTCGAGATCGACGGTGCGACGCGTCCCGGCAAGCTCGTCTACTCGAGCTGGATCGCGATGCGCCAGAACGGTGAGACCGACCCCGACGCCTGCGCCTACAACGACTTCGCGCTCGTCGAGGTCGACCCGGCCGACGCCGCGAACGTCTCGCCGACCGTCCCCGGCTTCGGCGGCCCGACCGGTCTCGGCGGCTCCGAGGCGGCGCTCGGCGACACGGTCTACTCCTACGGCAACTCCTCGCTCCGCCAGGGCATCGCGCAGCTGCGCCCGAAGCAGGGCACGGTCGTGAGCTCGGAGGGCCAGGGGTGGAGCCGGACCGTCTACACGGTCACCCCGGGTGTCCCGGGTGACTCGGGCAGCGGCTTCCTGAGCGCCGACGGCGCGGCGATCGGGACGCTCTCGACGCTCGCGCTCGCCCCGACGCCGGCCTCCAACGGCGTCGCCGACCTGCGCAAGGAGCTCGCCTACGCCAATCAGCACGGTGGGCTCGGGCAGGTCTCCCTGGTCAACGGCACCGAGCCGTTCGACCCGGACATCGTCGGCGCGATCCTCGACTAG
- a CDS encoding DNA-3-methyladenine glycosylase 2 family protein, giving the protein MALAIADPRMAELVGRFGRLPETKRTRGRPRDPYGALVRAVVGQQLSTKAAATIYGRVADLYGGDTPTPAELLATEGQTLRDAGLSWRKVEYLRDLARRVESGELELDRLDELSDAEVIAEITAVKGFGVWTAEVFLMLHLRRPDVLPAGDLGIRQAMKNLYELDELPDRAEAERIAEPWRPHRSLACLYLWESLGNAPA; this is encoded by the coding sequence GTGGCGCTCGCCATCGCCGACCCGCGGATGGCCGAGCTCGTCGGGCGCTTCGGGCGGCTTCCCGAGACCAAACGGACACGTGGCCGGCCACGGGACCCCTACGGCGCGCTCGTCCGCGCCGTCGTCGGTCAGCAGCTCTCGACGAAGGCCGCCGCGACCATCTATGGCCGCGTCGCCGACCTCTACGGCGGGGACACCCCGACACCGGCCGAGTTGCTCGCGACGGAGGGCCAGACGCTCCGCGACGCCGGCCTGTCGTGGCGCAAGGTCGAGTACCTGCGCGACCTCGCCCGACGCGTCGAGTCCGGCGAGCTCGAGCTCGACCGCCTCGACGAGCTCTCCGACGCTGAGGTGATCGCCGAGATCACCGCGGTCAAGGGGTTCGGGGTCTGGACGGCCGAGGTGTTCCTGATGCTGCACCTGCGCCGGCCGGACGTCCTGCCGGCCGGCGACCTCGGGATCCGACAGGCGATGAAGAACCTCTACGAGCTCGACGAGCTCCCCGACCGCGCCGAGGCGGAGCGGATCGCCGAGCCGTGGCGGCCGCACCGAAGCCTCGCCTGCCTGTATCTGTGGGAATCGCTGGGCAACGCGCCCGCCTGA
- a CDS encoding 1-acyl-sn-glycerol-3-phosphate acyltransferase codes for MARSAEPRIKPSVYKDPRPAAEMERFHAWIREHPPGWIYGLVRLILTPIALLIYRTRAIDTANVPGEEGFILAPNHFSNMDHFFAGVCIRRKIQFMAKSQLYGKSRVLDYVFRVGGVFPVRRGHRDEESFATAYAILERGGCVGMYAEGGRSRTGGLGSPKPGLGRMALESGAPVVPCAIHGSSGVRGWKRMRFPKVTVRFGEPIVFDRVERADREASMAASRQIFDSVKAMYAELDEHGRREVARSAREAHGLTGARPAS; via the coding sequence ATGGCGCGAAGCGCGGAGCCGAGGATCAAGCCGTCCGTCTATAAGGACCCTCGTCCGGCGGCGGAAATGGAGCGATTCCACGCCTGGATCCGGGAGCATCCACCGGGCTGGATCTACGGGCTGGTGCGCCTGATCCTGACCCCGATCGCGCTGCTGATCTATAGGACGCGCGCGATCGACACGGCGAACGTCCCGGGGGAGGAGGGCTTCATCCTCGCCCCGAACCACTTCTCGAACATGGACCACTTCTTCGCCGGGGTCTGCATCCGGCGGAAGATCCAGTTCATGGCCAAGTCGCAGCTCTACGGCAAGAGCCGCGTCCTCGACTACGTCTTTCGCGTCGGTGGCGTCTTCCCGGTCCGCCGTGGACACCGCGACGAGGAGAGCTTCGCGACCGCCTACGCGATCCTCGAGCGCGGCGGCTGCGTCGGGATGTACGCCGAGGGCGGGCGTTCGCGCACGGGTGGGCTCGGCTCGCCGAAGCCCGGTCTCGGCCGGATGGCGCTCGAGTCCGGCGCTCCGGTCGTCCCGTGCGCGATCCATGGCTCCTCCGGTGTTCGCGGCTGGAAGCGGATGCGGTTCCCCAAGGTGACGGTGCGCTTCGGTGAGCCGATCGTCTTCGACCGTGTCGAACGCGCGGATCGGGAAGCCTCGATGGCCGCATCGAGGCAGATCTTCGACAGCGTCAAGGCGATGTACGCGGAGCTCGACGAGCACGGGCGGCGCGAGGTCGCCCGCTCGGCGCGCGAGGCTCACGGGCTGACCGGCGCGAGGCCGGCGTCGTGA